A stretch of the Candidatus Binatia bacterium genome encodes the following:
- a CDS encoding tetratricopeptide repeat protein has translation MRSGVWSVGAVLCLSLLAACARNTSQTSRVHYEKGLQEYRAGRRTDAIKEYREAIRLNPNSAEAHNDLGVVLSDVGERDAAIEEYRQALRLRQAYAEAHNNLGVALLEAGQLVFAVSEYRQAVALKPDFAQARYNLCLGLELLGQLRDALAHCRAAAQSEPHLPGVADTVARLQSKLATQ, from the coding sequence ATGCGTAGCGGTGTATGGTCTGTTGGTGCCGTGTTGTGCCTCTCGCTCCTGGCGGCGTGCGCTCGGAACACCAGTCAGACATCCCGAGTGCACTACGAGAAAGGGCTGCAGGAGTACCGCGCCGGTCGGCGGACCGATGCCATAAAGGAGTACCGCGAAGCCATCCGCCTCAACCCCAATTCGGCGGAGGCCCATAACGATCTCGGCGTGGTGTTGTCCGACGTCGGCGAACGTGACGCGGCCATCGAGGAGTACCGGCAGGCGCTACGATTGAGGCAGGCTTATGCCGAAGCGCACAACAATCTGGGCGTGGCGCTGCTCGAAGCTGGGCAGCTGGTATTCGCGGTCAGCGAGTACCGGCAGGCTGTCGCGCTGAAGCCGGATTTTGCGCAGGCACGGTATAATCTCTGTCTGGGGTTGGAACTGCTGGGCCAGCTACGGGATGCGCTGGCGCATTGCCGGGCGGCGGCACAGAGCGAGCCACATCTGCCGGGGGTCGCCGACACGGTGGCGCGACTGCAAAGCAAACTGGCAACCCAATAG